The Streptomyces sp. NBC_00483 genome contains the following window.
CGAGGACGACGGGCGGCGCGTCGGCCGGTCCGAGAGCGGTCCAGCGGACTTCGCCGGACGAACTGGAGAAGCTTCGGTCGAGGTTCCAGTCGGCTGCTGTCATGACCGTAACGCTAGTTGGTCATGACACGTCGAGCCAGTGTTTTCGGCCGATGCTCACCAGGCGCAGCTGCCGCTCGGCCTGCCGCGCCACCCGCCCGAAGTCCTCGGTATCCGTGCTGAGCAGCAGCGATGCCGTCTCCAGCATGTGATCGACGTACAGGTTCGCCAGCATCATCAGGTCCTCCTGGCTCCAGCCCGCCGCGTCGGGGTCGTGGCGGAGCGCCTCCCGCACCTCGTCGGCGAACTGTGCGAGCTGCTCGCCGATCGCCTCCCGCACCCGCTGCACGCCGCCGTGCCGCTCGCGCGCGATGAAGCGGACGTGTGCGGGGTACGCCTGCACGTGACGGGCGATCAACTCGATGGTGCGCGCGATGCGTTCGTCGCTGTCCCACGTCGCCGTCAGCGCGTCGCGGATCACCGCGTGCAGGCTGCCGAGCGCCTCCTCGACCAGGGCCACTCCGAGGTCGGCCGTGCTCTCGAAGTGCCGGTAGAACGCGGTCGGGGTCACGCCCACGGCGCGCGTCACCTCGCGCAGGCCGAGGCTGCTGAGGCTCTGGTCCTCCAGTAGCTCCAGCGCCGCGTCCAGGAGCGCCTGTCGGGTTTTTTGCTTCTGCGCCTGACGGGCGCCGAGGGTGTGACTCATGTCATCCAGTTAACAACTGTTCTCTGTGATGGGGAAGTCGAGTCGCGAGCTAGACTCAATAGTCAGTGAACAGTTGTAACCCAACTTTTCGAGAGGCTTCCATGCTGTTCCTCGTAGCGGCCCTCCTGCTGCTGGGCTTCGCGCTCGGCACCGTGGCCCACGCCCCGCTGCCCGTCACGCTCGTCGCGGCCGCCGTCATCGGCGTCTGGCTGGCCGTCTTCGCGGTCCGCGAGCGCCACGCGCGCCGCAGGCACCAGCACTGAACCGTCAGCAGTTCACGTTCAGCAGTTCACGCTCTCAGGGGGTATCACCGTGCAACTCACCGCAGAATCGCGCACCACAGAGCCTCGTACCGCGGAACCGCGTACCGCGGAACCGCGCACCGCAGAGCCGCGCGCCGAGGAGCCGGGGACGAAGGCCCGCTCCGTCGGACGGCGTGACGTCGACGGCATGGCCGTCGCCTCGTTCGTCCTCGGTCTGGTCGGGCTGCTCGTCATGAACGTCTTCCTCGGCCCCGTCTCGATCGTCCTCGCGTCCGTCGCCCTGTGGCGCGGCACCGAGCGGCGCGGCCGCGCCTTCCTCGGGCTCGGTCTCGGCGTCGCCGACCTCGTCGTGCTCGGCGCCCTGATCGCCGCCGACGGCACGATGTCCTGGAGCATTACGGGCTGACCGTCGGGTGCACGCACGTGGGCTCGTAGAATCGAGCCCACCATGGCTTACCTCGACCACGCCGCGACCACTCCGATGCTCCCGGAGGCGGTCGAGGTGATGACCGCCCAGCTTGCCGTCACCGGCAACGCCTCGTCCCTGCACGCCGCGGGGCGCCGCGCCCGCCGCACCGTCGAGGAGTCCCGCGAGACCCTCGCCGAGTCCCTCGGTGCCCGGCCCAGCGAGGTCGTGTTCACCTCCGGCGGCACCGAGGCCGACAACCTCGCCGTCAAGGGCCTGTACTGGGCGCGCCGCGCGGCCGACCCGGCCCGCACCCGCGTCCTCGCCAGCCCTGTCGAGCACCACGCCGTGCTCGACGCCGTGCACTGGCTCGCCGAGCACGAGGGCGCGATCGTGGAGTACCTGCCGGTCGACGCGCACGGCCGGGTGCACGCCGAAGCGCTCCGCGAAGCGATCGAGCGGAACCCCGACGACCTCGCGCTCGCCACGGTCATGTGGGCCAACAACGAGATCGGCACGATCCAGCCGGTGCGTGAACTGGCCGACGTGGCAGGGGAGTTCGAGGTCCCGCTGCACGCCGACGCGGTGCAGGCCTACGGCCAGATCCCGGTCGACTTCGCCGCCTCCGGGCTCGCCGCGATGACCGTGTCGGGCCACAAGGTCGGCGGTTCCTACGGCATCGGTGCCCTCCTTCTCGGTCGTGAGTACACCCCCGTCCCCGTGCTGCACGGCGGCGGGCAGGAGCGGCACGTCCGCTCCGGCACGCTCGATGTCCCGGCGATCGCGGCCTTCGCCACGGCAGGCCGGATCGCGACCGAGCAGCGCGAGTGGTTCGCCCGCGAGATCGGCGCGCTCAGGGACGACCTGGTCGACGCCGTCCGGTCGGCCGCTCCCGAGGCGATCCTCGGCGGCGACCCGGCACCCGGCGGCCGGCTGCCGGCCAACGCCCACTTCACCTTCCCCGGCTGCGAGGGGGACTCGCTCCTCCTTCTCCTGGACGCCCAGGGCATCGAGTGCTCCACGGGCTCGGCCTGCACCGCGGGCGTGGCCCAGCCCAGCCACGTCCTGCTCGCGACCGGCACGGACCCGGACCTGGCGCGCGGCACGCTCCGCTTCTCCCTCGGCCACACCACCACGAAGGCCGATGTGGAAGCGGTGGCGACGGCGATCGGGCCGGTGGTGGAGCGGGCGCGGTCGGCGGGGCTCTCGTAGGGCGCTGTCACGCCTCGGCTGTCATGCCTTGACGCCCCGGCTGTGACGCCAGCGCTGTTACGTCAGCGCTGTCACGCCTTGGTGGAACCGGCCCGCTCGTACGCCGCCTTCACCAGGCGTATGTACCGGTCCCAGTCCCAGTTCGGCCCCGGGTCGGTGTGGTCGGTGCCCGGCACCTCGACGTGCCCGATGATGTGCTTCCGGTCGACCGGTATGTCGTAGCGCCTGCAGATCCGGGCGGTGAGCCGCGCGGACGACTCGTACATCGCGTCGGTGAAATCGGCCGGCCGGTCCACGAAGCCCTCGTGCTCGATGCCGACACTGCGCTCGTTGTAGTCCCGGTTGCCCGCGTGGAACGCGACGTCCAACTCCCGGATCATCTGCGCGATGTGCCCGTCCTGCCGGACCACATAGTGCGCGGCCGCCCCGTGCCACGGATCCTTGAAGACCTTCAGCGTCCCCTGGTAGCTGCCCTGGGTGACATGGATGATGACCCGGTCGATCGTGTAGTCGTCCGGCCGGTCCGCCCGCCGCCAGTTCGCCGACGCCGCGGCCACCCACTCCGCGCCCTTGAAGTCCACCGCGCCGGCCTCGCGCGGCTTGTCGACGCCCGGCATCTGCCACCACATGCGGGCGAGATCGCCGCGCGCGAGCAGCCCGACGCCCACGGCCGAAGCGGCCCCGCCGATGATCAGCGTCCGCCGGCTGACACCACGGTCATGGTCCCCGCCGCGGCCCTTCCCGGACCCGGCTCCCTGCTTCCCCATATGACGCCCCCGTCAGTCCCGTACGAGATCCACAACGGATATCCGAGCGATTCGGTTCCCACGGGCCCTTACCCTGTTAGTGCTATGACTTCCCAGACACCGCAGCGCTCCGCGGGCCCCGAGAAGGCGGCCCGACCCCTCCGTGTCCTGGCCGCCATGTCCGGCGGCGTGGACTCCGCCGTCGCCGCGGCCCGCGCCGCCGAAGCGGGCCATGACGTGACCGGCGTGCATCTCGCGCTCTCGGCGAACCCGCAATCGTTCCGCACCGGCGCCCGAGGCTGCTGCACCATCGAGGACTCCCGCGACGCGCGCCGCGCGGCGGACGTCATCGGGATCCCGTTCTACGTCTGGGACCTCGCCGACCGCTTCCGCGAGGACGTGGTGGAGGACTTCATCGCGGAGTACGAGGCCGGCCGCACGCCGAACCCGTGCCTGCGCTGCAACGAAAAGATCAAGTTCGCCGCGCTCCTCGACAAGGCGCTCGCCCTCGGCTTCGACGCGGTCTGCACGGGCCACTACGCGCAGGTGATCGTCAACGGGAACGGCGACCGCGAGCTGCACCGCGCCGCCGACATGGCCAAGGACCAGAGCTACGTCCTCGGCGTCCTGGACGACCGGCAGCTCGCCCACGCGATGTTCCCGCTGGGCGACACGGAGACGACCAAGGAAGAGATCCGCGCGGAGGCGGAGCGCCGCGACCTGGCGGTCGCCAAGAAGCCCGACTCCCACGACATCTGCTTCATCGCCGACGGCGACACCCAGGGCTTCCTCGCGAACCGGCTCGGCAAGGCGGAGGGCGACATCGTCGACGAGTCGGGCGACAAGCTCGGCACCCACGAAGGCGCCTTCGGCTACACGATCGGCCAGCGCAAGGGCCTGCGCATCGGCAGGCCCGCCCCCGACGGCAAGCCGCGCTACGTCCTGGACATCTCCCCGGTGGACAACACGGTGACGGTGGGCCCGGTGGAGGCACTCGACGTGACCGCCCTCACCGCCATCAAGCCCCGCTGGTGCGGCGCGGCACCCTCCGGACCCGGCACGTACACGGCGCAGCTGCGCGCGCACGGCGGCGAGACCGAGGTGTCGGCGGAGCTGGTGGACGACGAACTCCAGGTCCGCTTCACGGAGGCCGTCCGCGGCGTCGCCCCGGGCCAGGCGATCGTGCTGTACGACGGCACGCGCGTGGTGGGCTCGGCGACGATCGCCACTACGGAGCGGGCCGCGGCGGTCGCCTAGCCGCGCCCCTGCAGGTAGTACTGCAGTACGGCACCCAGCTGACCGCACCACTCGGACACCTGCGCCTTCTTCCGGGCCTGCACCGCGCACGTGTAGACGGCGCCGTCCACCATCGCCGCCGTCACGAACACCCCGGACGGCATCGGCTGGAAGTGCGCCGTCTGCACGTGCGTCCACGGCAGGTCGATGGCGTGCGGACCCTGCTCGAAGTGCAGCCCGTCCGCGTCCACGACCATGCCGTTGTGCTTGTCGGCGGCCACGAACTCGGGACCGGCGGCCGCGGCCGGGGGACCGGGCGCGAACTGCGGCGGATGAGCGGGCGGCGGCGGGGCCGCCGGTGGGTGCGGCGGAGGCGCCGGCGCGAACGGCGGCGGGGGACCGCCGAACCCGCCCGTCGGAACGTCCTGCTGCCCGTCTCCGTGAGCCATGTCCGCCTCACCCTCCGTCTTGCTCTGCCGTACCTCCTCATTCGACCACGCGCGCGTGGTTATGCGGCGTCGACCTGCGTCTCGTAGAAGCACAGGTGGTCCTTGACGGCGGCCACCTCGGCCTTCGGCTCCGGATACGCCCACACCAGGTCCTGCGCACCGGGCAGCGACCAGTAGGAGGCGTCGCCCTTGAAGGGACAGTGCGTAGTCGTGTTCGAGGGCGTAAGCAGCTCGGTCCGTACGTCCTCCGGCGGCAGGTAGTACCGCACCGGACAACCGGTCTCCTTGAGCACCAGCGGCCGCGAGCTCTCGGCGACCACCTGCCCGTCATGGACGACCCGCACGTGCTCGGAGCCCTGCTCGACCGTGATCGTGTGTCCTTGAGTCATACGTGTGTCAGCGCTCACAGCGGGCGGGTTCTTCCCGGCGCGACCGCAACTCTTGGAAGGATCAAGGCCTACGAGAGGATCGCCATGGCACTCGACCCCACCGACCGGACCGCCATCACCGAACTGCTCTCCCTGCACGGCCACTTGATCGACTCCGGCGAACTGGATCGACTGGACGAGCTCTTCACCCCGGACGTCGTCTACGACATCTCGGACTTCGGGCAGCCGCCTCTCCACGGCCCGGCCGCCATCAAGGACGCCGCGCTCGCCCTCGGCGCGGGCAACCCGGTCGCCCACCACATCACGAACGTCGTCCTGACCGAAGTCGCCGCGGACCGCGTGCACGCCCTGTCCAAGGGCATCGGCATCAATACGGACGGCACCACTGGCAGCGCGACCTACGAGGACACCGTGGTGCGCGGAGCGGACGGATGGCGGATCGCCCGCCGCAAGATCATCGCGCGCCGGGTGCCGCTCGGCGGCCGGTGACGTGGCGGCCCGGCTGTCAGTGGCGGGCCGTACGGTAGATGGCATGAACATCTGTGTCTTTCTCTCCGCCGCCGATCTCGACGAGCGCTACACCCGGCCCGCCCGTGAATTCGCCGAGCTGCTCGGCAAGGGTGGGCACACGCTCGTGTGGGGCGGTTCGGAGAGTGGGCTCATGAAGGTCGTCGCCGACGGGGTGGCGGAGTCCGGTGGGCGGCTGACCGGAGTGTCCGTGGACTTCCTCGCGGCCAAGGCGCGCGTCGTGGCCGAGCCCGACCAGATGGTGATCGCCAAGGACCTCGCGGAGCGCAAGGCGCTGCTCCTGGAGAAGTCCGACGCCGTCGTGATCATGGTGGGTGGCACGGGGACGCTCGACGAGGCGACCGAGATCCTTGAGCTGAAGAAGCACGGGAAGACCGACAAGCCGATCGTGCTGCTCAACTCCGCGGGCTTCTACGACGGTCTGAAGGAACAGTTCCGGCGCATGGAGGACGAGGGCTTCCTTCCGATCCCCCTCACTGACCTCGTGTTCTTCGCCGAGGAGCCGGTCGGCGCCCTGGCCTACCTCGAAGAGTCGCGCGGCGTCGAGTAGTGCGAGCATGGCGGGCATGGCTACACATGTGATCACCGGCGCCGGTTCCGGAATCGGCGCCGCCGTCGCCCGCCGCCTCCACGAGCGCGGGGACGAAATCGTCCTCCACGCGCGCGACGCGGGCCGCGCCAAGGAGCTCGCCGCACAATTCCCGGGCGCCCGGACGCTCGTCGGCGACCTCGCGGACCCGGACAAGCTGTCCTGGGCCTTCTCGCACCAGACGCTGCCCGACCGCATCGACTCGCTGCTGCACATCGCCGGCATCGTCGACCTGGGCAAGGTCGGCGAGCTCACCCCGAAGTCGTGGCGCCACCAGCTCAACGTCAACCTCATCGCCCCGGCCGAGCTGACCCGCCACTTCCTGCCCCAACTCCGCCTCGCCCAGGGGCACGTGCTCTTCGTGAACTCCGGCGCCGGGCTCAACGCCAACGCCGACTGGTCCGCGTACGCCGCCTCCAAGCACGGCCTCAAGGCGCTCGCCGACTCGCTGCGCCAGGAGGAGCACGGCAACGGGGTGCGGGTCACCTCCGTGTACCCGGGCCGCACCGCCAGCCCCATGCAGGCCAAGGTGCACCACCAGGAGGGCAAGGAGTACGACGAGTCCCGCTGGATCGACCCCGAGTCGATGGCCACGACGATCGTGATGGCCCTCGACCTGCCGCGCGACGCCGAGGTCAACGACCTGACGGTGCGCCCCGGCCGCTGACGGCGCCGCCCGCTCGGCGGCCGGCGTTACGTACCCTTCCTGGGTGACTGACAAGAGCGACTTCAGGTGGGGGCCGGCCACGGGCGTCGGCTCGATGCCCGGTGGTGATGCCCGCGAGGCCGCCAGGACCGTGACCGGCAGCTTCGAGGGCCCGGAGCAGGGGATGCCGTTCCTCGCCGAGCTGCCCGCGCGCGGCCCCGGCGCCGACATGATCGGCCGTACGGCCGGAATGCTCGTCGACCTGTACGCGCGCGTGGAGCCCAGCGGCTGGCGGATCGGCGACCGGCCCGGCCGGGACACCAAGCGCGCCAGGTCCTGGCTCGGCGAGGACCTCGACGCGCTCGAGGAGTTCACGCAGGGGTACGAGGGCCCGCTCAAGGTGCAGGCCGTCGGGCCGTGGACGCTCGCCGCCGCACTGGAGCTGCGGAACGGCGAGTCCGCCCTCTCCGACCTCGGCGCGTGCCGCGACCTCGCCGCGTCCCTGGCCGAGGGGTTGCGCGAGCACCTCGCCGACGTACGCCGCCGGGTGCCCGGCGCCCAGTTGGTGCTGCAGCTCGACGAGCCCTCCCTCATCGCCGTGCTGCGCGGGCAGATCAAGACCGCCAGCGAATACCGCACGCACCGCGCCGTCGACCGCCAGCACGTCGAGAGCGCGCTGCGGGACGTCTTCTCCGTGCTCGAGGACGGGCCGCGCCTCGTCCACTCCTGCGCCTCCGATGTGCCGTTCGCCCTCCTGCGCCGGGCCGGCGCGGACGCGGTCTCCTTCGACTTCTCGCTGCTCACCGAGCGTGACGACGAGGTGATCGGGGAGTCCGTCGAGGCCGGCCTGCGACTCGTCGCCGGTGTCGTGCCGGGAGTGGACGGCCCATTGTCAGACCCTGCCGGTAGCGTCATGGGTGTCAGGACGCTGTGGCGCAGGCTGGGGCTGAATCCGGGTTCTCTCGCGGACTCGGTGGTGCTCACGCCGTCGTGCGGACTCGCGGGTGCCTCGCCCGCGTACGCCCGCGCGGCACTCGCCCACTGCGTCCGGGCGGCGAGATCACTCGCGGACAACCCTGAGTGACCGTGGACGAAGGCGAACGGGAGGACGAGACGGTGGCTGACGAACTGCAGAGCGAGGGCACGGTGCCCGCCAAGGTGCGGGACGAGCACGCCCAGCTGGCGGAGCAGATCGAGGAGCACCGCTTCCGGTACTACGTGAACGACGCTCCGGTCGTCTCGGACGCCGAGTTCGACAAGCTCCTGCGCTCCGTGGAGGCGCTGGAGGAGAAGTACCCCGAGCTGCGTACGCCGGACTCGCCGACCCAGAAGGTCGCGGGACAGTACGAGACGGAGTTCACGTCCGTCGAGCACCGCGAGCGCATGCTCTCGCTCGACAACGCTTTTGACGACGCCGAGTTGGCGGCCTGGGCCGACCGCGTCGCCAAGGACGTCGGCGCGCCCGGCTACCACTTCCTGTGCGAGCTGAAGATCGACGGCCTCGCGGTGAACCTGACGTACGAGGACGGGCGGCTGACCCGCGCGGCCACGCGTGGCGACGGCCGGGTCGGCGAGGACATCACGTCCAACGTCCGCACGATCACGGACATCCCGAACCGCCTGAAGGGCGACAACATCCCGCCGCTCGTCGAGATCCGCGGCGAGGTCTTCTTCCCCATGGACAAGTTCGAGGAGCTGAACGCCCGGCTCGTCGAGGCGGGCGACAAGCCCTTCGCCAACCCTCGTAACGCGGCGGCGGGTTCGCTGCGCCAGAAGGACCCGCGCGTCACCGCGACGCGCCCGCTGCACATGGTCGTGCACGGCATCGGCGCCCGCGAGGGCTTCGACATCGACCGCCTCTCGGAGGCCTACGACCTGCTGCGCGAGTGGGGCCTGCCGACCACCAAGTACAGCAAGGTCGTCGAAGACCTCGAAGGCGTACGGAAGTTCATCGCGTACTACGGAGAGAACCGCCACTCCGTGGACCACGAGATCGACGGCGCGGTCATCAAGCTCGACGAGATCCGGCTGCAGGGCCGCCTCGGCTCCACGGCGCGCGCCCCGCGCTGGGCGATCGCCTGGAAGTTCCCGCCCGAAGAGGTCAACACCAAGCTGATCAACATCCGCGTGGGCGTGGGCCGCACGGGCCGCGTGACGCCGTACGCGCAGGTGGAGCCGGTCACCGTGGCGGGCTCCGAGGTCGAGTTCGCGACGCTGCACAACCAGGAGATCGTCAAGAAGAAGGGCGTCTTCATCGGGGACACGGTCGTCATCCGCAAGGCCGGTGACGTCATCCCCGAGATCCTCGGCCCCGTCGCCGACCTCCGGGACGGCAGCGAGTACGAGTTCGTGATGCCCGCCGAGTGCCCCGAGTGCGGCACCCCGCTGCGGGCCATGAAGGAGGGCGACATCGACCTCCGGTGCCCCAACGCCCGCACGTGCCCGGCCCAGTTGCGCGAGCGCCTCTTCTACCTGGGCGGCCGCCAGAGCCTGGACATCGAGAACTTCGGGTACGTCGCCGCGGCCGCGCTCACCGGGCCGCTCGAGCCGGCGCAGCCGCCGCTCACGGACGAGGGCGACCTGTTCAGCCTCACGATGGACCAGCTCCTGCCCATCAAGGCGTACGTCCTCGACCAGGACAGTGGACTGCCCAAGCGCGATCCGAAGACGGGCGAGGAGAAGATCGCGGACATCTTCGCCACGAAGGCGGGAGAGCCGCGCAAGAACGCCGTCTCGATGCTGGAGCACATCGAGGCGGCCAAGAGCCGCCCGCTGGCCCGGGTCATCAACGGCCTTTCGATCCGTCATGTCGGCCCGGTCGCCGCCGAAGCGCTCGCGCGCGAGTTCCGCTCCATCGACCGCATCGACCAGGCCACCGAGGAGGAGCTCGCCGCGACGGACGGCGTGGGCGGGATCATCGCCACCTCCGTGAAGCAGTGGTTCGCCGAGGACTGGCATCGGGAGATTCTGCGGAAATGGCGTGAGGCCGGTGTGAGGATGGAGGAGGAAGGGGCCGGTGAGGACGAAGGCCCGCGCCCCCTCGAAGGACTCACGGTCGTGGTCACCGGAACGCTGCAGAACTTCACGCGGGATGGCGCAAAAGAGGCCCTGCAGACCAGAGGTGCCAAGGTCACGGGTTCCGTTTCCAAGAAGACGTCCTTCGTGGTCGTGGGGGACAACCCCGGCTCCAAGTACGACAAGGCCATGCAGGTCAAGGTTCCGGTTCTGGACGAGGACGGGTTCGTCGTGCTGCTGGAACAGGGGCCCGAGGCCGCCGCTGACGTGGCGCTTCCCCCGGAGCAGGAGGCCGGCGAGTAGCGGCCGGGAGTCACCCGATCGGCGCATACCAGACGCAGACGGAACGCCGGGGTCATTCGGGCAACCGTGCCCGGGCGCGTCCGTCTGGTGCCCGTGGAAGCCTTCTGCGGCCTACTGTTGAGGTGTGCGGCTGCCGAGTCCTGCTGCGGATGGGGCGAATCCTCGCTCACTCGAAGCGAGGAGAGCGGGCAGCGGACGCAGGCACCGCCGGCAGTGAGAGGGACGGGAATGGAACCGACCGAGAGCGCCGCCCCGGACTCACGCCTGCGCCCGCGTCGACGCGCGCGGCGCGATACGGCACCGCGCCCCGACTGCGGCGACGGAGTCGACGGCAGCGAAAGCGGTCACGGGGAGAGCGAGCGCGGTGGTGTGGTGAACTGGCGCAAATGGTGGCGTGCGGCCGGATTCGGTGCCGACCGGACGGGCGGGACCCCGGTCCCCGGCGCGTCCGGTCCCGAAGTGGCGGGCCACGAAGGGCTGCTGAGGCGCGGAGCGAAGGATCGCCCTGCGGACAGCGGCAGTTCGATCGACATCCACACCGCGGCAGGACCGGAGCAGCCCGCCCCGGCCCGGCCCCGAGGCATGGACGAGCCCCTGCGCAGCCTGCCGGCCCGCCCCCCGAGGTCCGAAGGCGCACCCGGCGTGCGCATATCCGGTGACCGGGCGACGGGCGGCGGGGAGTCCAACGGCTTCAGGACCGGCGCGCGTCCGCAGGGCGACACCAACTCCCCGACCGGCGACCGCGTGCGTGACGGCCGAGGAGTCGTGTCCGGGCGCGCCGTGGCTCCCGGCAGGGCCCAGGGCCCGCTCCCCGGGACCGCCCCCGCGGGCGGCCGGGTCGGAATGGCGACACCCGCGCGCAATCAGTACGCGGGGCAGGGGGAGACATCGCGGGCCGCGCTCGTGCCGCTGCTGCCCGGCGTGGTGGTGGCGCTCGCCGCCGTGGTGCTCGGCGGCGGTTTCTACTGGTCGCTCCGGCAGGGGCACGCGCTCTTCCCGTCCGGCACGGTCGGCTGGTGCCTCGCGATCCTGACCGGGATCATCGTCGGCCACCTCGTCGCGCTCGGCCGCGACCGCTGGTGGGGCGGCACCGGATCCGGCGCGGCCCTCACCCTCGCCGTGCTGCTCCTGTACGGCTGGGTGCCCGCGGGCATGGTCAGCCTCACGGTCGTCGTCCTCGTCGGCATCGCCCGCAGGCACCGCTGGCGCCAGGGCCTGTTGCACGGGGCGATCGACATCCTCGGCATCGGAGCGGGCGCCCTCGTCCTCGCCGCGTTCGGCCGCGTGCCGTCCGTCGAGGCGCCGTGGAAGCCGGAGGGCTGGAGCATCTCGGCCGTGCCCGAGGTGGCCCTCGCGGCGTTCGCGTATCTGCTGATCACCCGCACTCTGCTCTGGTACGTGCATGCACCACCGAATTCGGGGCTGCCGACCGTCGCCCGCACAGCGCTCGTGCGGCAGGCCCTTGTCGCCGTCGCGCTGCTCGGGATCGCGCCGCTGATCTGCGTCGTCGCGATCGCCCTGCCGGTGCTGCTTCCGCTGTTCGCGATCCCGTTGATCGCGCTCGACTCCACGCTGTGGATCGCGCGGGCCCGCGCCGAGGAGCAACTGCGCGACCCGCTCACCGGTCTGCCGAACCGGCAGTGGCTACTGGAGCGGACCTGGAGCGCGCTCGACGACGCCGAGCGGATCGGGGTGCGCAGCGCGCTGATGCTGATCGACCTCGACCGGTTCCGTTCGGTGAACGACACGCTCGGCCACCTCGCCGGTGACCGGCTCCTGCTGCAGATCGCGGATCGGCTGAGAGCGGCACTGCCGCGCGGTGCGGAGGTCGCGCGCCTCGGCGGCGACGAGTTCGCCGTGCTGCTGCCTGTCGCCGACTCCACGACGTCCGCGACGCGCGTGGCCCGCAACCTCGTGGCGACCCTCGGTTCGCCTCTCGACCTGGACGGTCTGACCCTCGTACTGGAGGCGAGCGCGGGACTCGCCGTCTTCCCCGACCACGCGCTGGACGCCGAGGGGCTGCTGCGCCGGGCCGACGTCGCGATGTACCAGGCCAAGCGGGACCGCACCGGTGTGGAGGTCTACGAGTCGAAGCGGGACTCCAACACGCCCGACCGGCTCGGCCTGTTGGGCGATCTGCGGCGCGCGCTCGACGCGGGCGACGTAGAGCTGCACTATCAGCCGAAGGTCCGGTTCGACGGGCACGTGGCGGGCCTGGAGGCGCTCGTACGGTGGGTGCACCCGGAGCGAGGAAAGGTCCCGCCGGACGAGTTCATCGCCATCGCCGAGTCCTCCGGGCTCATGCCGCATCTGACCGAGTACGTCCTGGAGACGGCGCTCGGACAGGTCGCGCGCTGGCGTGCGCAGGGGCTGCACGTGCCGGTCGCGGTCAACGTGTCGCCGCGTGATGTGCACACGCCCGGCTTCGCGGGAGCGGTCGCCGCGCGGCTCGCTCGGCACGGGGTCCCTGCCGGGTCGTTGCAGCTGGAGATAACGGAGCACGTGCTGCTCGAGGACCCGCAGCGGGCGGCGGACACCCTGGCGGGGCTTACGGGGCACGGCGTGAAGATGTCGCTCGACGACTTCGGCACTGGTTACTCGTCGCTGGTCCACCTGCGGCGGCTCCCGGTGAGCGAGTTGAAGATCGACCGGTCGTTCGTGGCCCGGCTCGCCGTGGACAACGAGGACGCGGAGATCGTGCGCTGCACCGTCGACCTGGCGCATTCGCTCGGCCTGCTGGTCGTGGCGGAGGGCGTCGAGGACGACGAGACGTGGGAGCGGCTGCGGGAC
Protein-coding sequences here:
- a CDS encoding putative bifunctional diguanylate cyclase/phosphodiesterase — encoded protein: MEPTESAAPDSRLRPRRRARRDTAPRPDCGDGVDGSESGHGESERGGVVNWRKWWRAAGFGADRTGGTPVPGASGPEVAGHEGLLRRGAKDRPADSGSSIDIHTAAGPEQPAPARPRGMDEPLRSLPARPPRSEGAPGVRISGDRATGGGESNGFRTGARPQGDTNSPTGDRVRDGRGVVSGRAVAPGRAQGPLPGTAPAGGRVGMATPARNQYAGQGETSRAALVPLLPGVVVALAAVVLGGGFYWSLRQGHALFPSGTVGWCLAILTGIIVGHLVALGRDRWWGGTGSGAALTLAVLLLYGWVPAGMVSLTVVVLVGIARRHRWRQGLLHGAIDILGIGAGALVLAAFGRVPSVEAPWKPEGWSISAVPEVALAAFAYLLITRTLLWYVHAPPNSGLPTVARTALVRQALVAVALLGIAPLICVVAIALPVLLPLFAIPLIALDSTLWIARARAEEQLRDPLTGLPNRQWLLERTWSALDDAERIGVRSALMLIDLDRFRSVNDTLGHLAGDRLLLQIADRLRAALPRGAEVARLGGDEFAVLLPVADSTTSATRVARNLVATLGSPLDLDGLTLVLEASAGLAVFPDHALDAEGLLRRADVAMYQAKRDRTGVEVYESKRDSNTPDRLGLLGDLRRALDAGDVELHYQPKVRFDGHVAGLEALVRWVHPERGKVPPDEFIAIAESSGLMPHLTEYVLETALGQVARWRAQGLHVPVAVNVSPRDVHTPGFAGAVAARLARHGVPAGSLQLEITEHVLLEDPQRAADTLAGLTGHGVKMSLDDFGTGYSSLVHLRRLPVSELKIDRSFVARLAVDNEDAEIVRCTVDLAHSLGLLVVAEGVEDDETWERLRDLGCDAVQGWLVAAAMPPDETTAWLRARGDRGWQRLPAALPAAPGDECGPLA
- the ligA gene encoding NAD-dependent DNA ligase LigA gives rise to the protein MADELQSEGTVPAKVRDEHAQLAEQIEEHRFRYYVNDAPVVSDAEFDKLLRSVEALEEKYPELRTPDSPTQKVAGQYETEFTSVEHRERMLSLDNAFDDAELAAWADRVAKDVGAPGYHFLCELKIDGLAVNLTYEDGRLTRAATRGDGRVGEDITSNVRTITDIPNRLKGDNIPPLVEIRGEVFFPMDKFEELNARLVEAGDKPFANPRNAAAGSLRQKDPRVTATRPLHMVVHGIGAREGFDIDRLSEAYDLLREWGLPTTKYSKVVEDLEGVRKFIAYYGENRHSVDHEIDGAVIKLDEIRLQGRLGSTARAPRWAIAWKFPPEEVNTKLINIRVGVGRTGRVTPYAQVEPVTVAGSEVEFATLHNQEIVKKKGVFIGDTVVIRKAGDVIPEILGPVADLRDGSEYEFVMPAECPECGTPLRAMKEGDIDLRCPNARTCPAQLRERLFYLGGRQSLDIENFGYVAAAALTGPLEPAQPPLTDEGDLFSLTMDQLLPIKAYVLDQDSGLPKRDPKTGEEKIADIFATKAGEPRKNAVSMLEHIEAAKSRPLARVINGLSIRHVGPVAAEALAREFRSIDRIDQATEEELAATDGVGGIIATSVKQWFAEDWHREILRKWREAGVRMEEEGAGEDEGPRPLEGLTVVVTGTLQNFTRDGAKEALQTRGAKVTGSVSKKTSFVVVGDNPGSKYDKAMQVKVPVLDEDGFVVLLEQGPEAAADVALPPEQEAGE
- a CDS encoding methionine synthase; this translates as MTDKSDFRWGPATGVGSMPGGDAREAARTVTGSFEGPEQGMPFLAELPARGPGADMIGRTAGMLVDLYARVEPSGWRIGDRPGRDTKRARSWLGEDLDALEEFTQGYEGPLKVQAVGPWTLAAALELRNGESALSDLGACRDLAASLAEGLREHLADVRRRVPGAQLVLQLDEPSLIAVLRGQIKTASEYRTHRAVDRQHVESALRDVFSVLEDGPRLVHSCASDVPFALLRRAGADAVSFDFSLLTERDDEVIGESVEAGLRLVAGVVPGVDGPLSDPAGSVMGVRTLWRRLGLNPGSLADSVVLTPSCGLAGASPAYARAALAHCVRAARSLADNPE